The nucleotide sequence CCTTCGTGCGAGACCGGCTCCAGCAGGCGCGCGAACACGTCGGCCTGCGGGCGGGCGCCGATGTCGGTATAGCCGATCAGGCGCTGCGACATGTGGCGGGTCTCCACGCCGGCCACTTCGGCCAGCGCCCGCGTCAGGAGCAGCTTGGAGACGCCCACCCGCATCGCGCCCGTCATCAGCTTGGCGCAGACGAAGCGGCCATGTTGATCCAGGCGGCCGAATAGGTCCCGCAGGCGATACAGGATTTCCGCAGGCGGCAGGCCGCGCAGCGGCAGCAGCCGTTCCTCCACCCACTCGGCCAGGCTGGCCGTATCGGGCGTGCCGGGGTCGGGCAGCAGCAGGGACAGCGTTTCCGCCAGGTCGCCCACGGCCTGGTAGCTTTCCTCGAACAGCCATTCCGGAATCCCGGCGGCGTCCATGATGAACTGCCGCAGGATCTTGGTGGGCACCAGCTGGCGCGGCTTGCCGCCCGCCAGGAAGTAGGCGGCCCAGGCGCCGTCGGCGGGAGGCGCCTGGCGGAAGTAATCCCGCATCGCGGCCAGCTTGGCGTTGCTGGACGTGGTGGCGTCCAGGCGGGTGTACAGGTCGGCGAAGTCCTTCATCGGGGCTCGCCCTCGCCTGGAGCCGGTGCGTCGGCGCCGCCCTCGTCCTCTTCGGCGCCGTACTCGGTGGTGAAGGACTCGGCGCGCACCCCCTGCTCGTTCAGCCAGCGGACCAGCACCGCCGTGCTGCCATGGGTGACGATCACGCGCTGGGCGCCGGTGGCGGCGATGGCCTGCCCGAGGCCGGGCCAGTCCGCGTGGTCGGACATGACGAAGCCGCGGTCGACCCCGCGGCGACGGCGGGCGCCCCGCAAGCGCATCCAGCCGCTGGCGAAGGCGTCCGCATGATCGCCGAAGCGCCGCGTCCAGGGCGTGCCGCGGGCTGACGGTGGCGCCAGGACCAGGGCACGCCGCAGCGCCGCCGCATCGGCCACGTCATTCACCGTCACCGTGGGCGGCAGCGCCACCCCCGATGCGCGGTACACGCGGTTGAGGGTCTCCACCGCGCCATGCGCCACGATGGGGCCGATGGAGCCGTCCAGCCCGTGCAGGATGCGTTGCGCCTTCCCGAAGGCATAGCAGTAAAGCACCGACGGCCGCCCCTCGGCCGCGTTCGCCGCCCACCAGGCATTGATGTCCGCGCGCACGCTGTCGACCTCGTCCCACCGGTATACCGGTATCCCGAAGGTGGACTCGGTAATAAAGACGTCACACCGGACGGGCTCAAATGGATCGCAGGTGCCATCCTTCTGCAGCTTGTAGTCGCCGGACGCCACCCAGACCTGCCCTTCGTATTCCAGCCGTACCTGGGCGGAGCCCAGCACATGGCCGGCCGGGTGCAGGCTGATGCGCACGCCGTTGTGCACGCGCGGCTCGCCATAGGGTACGGCGTCCAGGTCCACGCTGCCGACCCGCGACCGCAGCACGCCGGCGCCGGGCGCGGCCGCCAGGTAATGGCGGTGTCCGGACCGCGCGTGGTCGGAATGGGCGTGCGTGATGACGGCGCGGTCCACCGGGCGCCAGGGGTCGATATGGAAGTCTCCCGGCGGGCAATACAGCCCTTCGGGACGCGCGACGACAAGGTCCATGGTGAATGATTGATCCATCGCAAAGCGCATGCGGCCGCGAGGCCGGAAATTACGGGAGAGCAAATCGCAAGCCGGCCCCCGGCCACCGAGTTACCAATGCACACATCAGTGCCGCCGTTCCGTGCGCAGAATAGCTGTTGACCGCCGATTTCAGCTCTTCAGGCACGCTGCTTGCCAAGATAGATGCAACCGGACGATGGCCAGGGCGCGGATCGCGGCGAAGCATCGCGTATAGAAATTACGCTGCTTGTCATTTCCTACGCGAGCAAAGCAACAAAGCGATAGTTTCCCACCCGCCGACGTCCGGCCTCCTCGTTGTCTTCGCCCGGCGCGTCCACCCTTTTTCAGGACGCGCTTTATTTGGAGTAGGTATCGTGTCGCTAAAAATCCTGGCAGTTACGTCGGAAGCATTTCCCCTGGCGAAGACCGGGGGCCTGGGTGACGCGGTCAGCGGCATGGCGCGCGCCCTGCACGAAAGCGGCACCGCCATCACCCTGATGCTGCCCGCCTATCGCGGCACTATCGAGAAACTGACGCAGGTCCGGGAAGTCTGCCGGTTGCGCCGCCTGCCGGGCGGGGAGGCGCGCCTGCTGCAAGGGGTGTGTCCGGCGCTGGGCGGCGTGCCCGTGCTGCTGCTGCAAAACGACAAGCTGTACGACCGCGACGCCCTGTATGTCGACGCCGAGGGCCGCGAATACCAGGACAACGCCATCCGTTTCGCCGCGCTGTCGCACGCCGCCGCCCGCGTGGCGGCGGGCAGCACGCGTATCCCGCGCCCCGACATCGTGCACGCCCACGACTGGCACACCGCGCTGGTGCCTTTGCTGGTGCGGGACAAAGGCATCAACGTCCGCACCGTACTGACGCTGCACAACATGGCCTTCCAGGGGCTTTACCCCATGGACATGGCCGCCGCCATCGGCGTACATCCGCGCCACCTGGACGTGGACGGCATCGAGTACTGGGGCCAGCTGAGCTTCCTGAAAGCCGGCTTGCGCCACGCCGACCGGATCACCACGGTCAGCCATACCTACGCCCGCGAGATCCTGACCGAACGCTTCGGCTGCGGCCTGGAGGGCGTGCTGGCCACCCGCCTGCACGACCTGCTGGCGGTGCCCAACGGCATCGACGCGGAAGAATGGGATCCCGCCACGGATCCTCATCTGGGCGGGTACCGGTACAGCGCCGCGCAGATGGACAACAAGCCCCGCAACAAGCAGCGGCTGCAGCAGCACTTCGGCCTGGCGGAAAACCCCCGCGCGCCCGTGCTGGTCATGGGCAGCCGGCTCACCACGCAGAAAATGGCCGACGTGGCCGTGCAAGCCATCCCGCGCGCGCTGGACGACTATCCGGACCTGCAGGTGGCCGTGCTGGGCCAGGGGGAAAAGTGGATAGAGGCGGCACTGCGCCAGTTGCAGCGTTGCTATCCCGGCCGCTGCGCCGCGCGCATCGGCTTCGACGAAGCCACCGCGCATATGCTGCATGCCGGCGGCGACATCCTGCTGCACGGCAGCCGTTTCGAGCCTTTCGGGCTGACGCCGCTGTATGCCATGCGCTACGGCACCATTCCCATCGGCTCGCGCGTAGGCGGCATGGCCGACACCATCACCGACCCCGGCGTGCGCGCCGGCCGCGAGGCGATGCGCAATGCCACCGGCCTGCTGTTCGACGGCGACACGATGGAAGCCATGGTCGGCGCCATCAGCCGCGCCATGGGCCTGTACCGCCGGCCCGCCATCTGGCAGGCCATGCGCCACCGCGCCATGACCACGGACTTCAGCTGGCAGCGGGCAGTGGCCGGCTACGACTGCCTGTACCGCTCGCTGCTGCCCGACGATGCCCGGCAGCAACAGGCTGCCGCGCCGGCGCCGGTCGCCCGCCCCTCGCTGCTGGACCAGGTCACCGCCGTGGCGCGTCCCTTGGTGGTCGTCGGCGGACGCGGCGGCAAGGAAGCCGCATCCAGCGTACTGAGCGCGGGCGCGGTCTGACGGCGCCACAGCGCATGGCGGACACGGCCGGCGGGCTTTCCGCCGGCCGTCGCCATGCCGGCGCGGGCGCCGGCTGGCCGCAGGTTGGCGATGGCCGCGGGGCTGCCCGGGGCGCCACGCGCCGCCGCATCCGGGCCCTGCACTTGCGAAGCCACGGCGGCTCGGCCCCTGTGCCGCTCACCGTTCAATAAGACTTTCCAACGAGCCCATCAATGCGCATCTATTACGTCCATCCCGTGCTCGCCGGCACCCTGTCCAACACTGCCGCGGGGCGCTGGCCGGCCATCTGCGCGCGCGCCAAGGCATTGGGTTTCGACACGCTGATGGTCGCTCCCCTGTGGGCGCCCGATCCCGAAGGCAACCCTTACGTGCCCGCGGACGCGGAACGCCTGAACCCGTCCCTGGGCGACCTGGCCCTGGACGAGGCCCTGGCGACCCTGTCCAGCCTGTGCGCCCGCCACCGCCTGTCGCTAATGGTGGACGTGGTCCTGGACCGCGTGGCGGCCGGCGGCGCGATGGCGGCTGCCCATCCCGACTGGTATACCGATCCCGGCGGCGTCGACGCCCTGCGCGACCCGCGCAAGCCCCTGGAAGAGCGCCATGCCCTGCCGCTGCGACGCGACGGCGGCCGCGCGCCGCAAGGCTATGTCGCCGGCTGGGTCGAGCGGCTGGGCCTGTGGGTGCAGAACGGCGTGGCGGGCTTCCGTTGCCTGTCGCCACAGGGCCTGGACGCGGCGGAGTGGCGCGACCTGATGGAAGGCGTGCGCGCCGTGCGTCCGGACTGCCGTTTCCTGGCCTGGACACCGGGCCTGAACCCCGCGCAGGTGGGCGAACTGGCAGGCGCGGGATTCGACGGCGTGTTTTCTTCCTTGCCATGGTGGGATTACCGCTCCCCGTGGCTGGTGGAAGAGTACGCCCGGCTGCGCGCCGTGGCGCCGGTGATCGCGGCGGCCGAGGCGCCCTATGCCAAGCGCGTGGCGGCATGGCGCCACGATACCCAGGGCCGCTATCTGAATGCGGTGCGCGCCCTCTGGACCGCCGCGGTGGTGGGCGACGCCGGGATATTGGTCCCCATGGGATTCGAGGACGGCGCCACCGAGCCCCTGGCGCTGCAGGGCGGCAATGGCGATTCCGAGGAATGGTATGCCAGGGAGTCCGGCGGCCAAGGCGACAGCGCTGGCGGCGCCGGCAAGCGCAGGACGGCCGACATGCCGGACACCGGCATTGCCCATCCGTCGCTGCACGGCGACGTCGCCCGCGCGAACCAATGGCTGGCACGCACCGCCGGCGCGGTCGGGCCCCTGCTCAGCCTGTTGGGGCCGCTGTCTCCCGTGACAGCATTGTTCCGCGGCGACGGCCGGCCCTTCGCCTTGACGGGCAATAGCCGCACCCCGGCACGGCTGGTGGTGCTGAATCCCGACGATCATCGCGACGTCCCCGTCGACTGGGAAACGCTGGGCAGCCGCCTGCCCGACAACTACGCGCGCCTGGACATCTGCGATGCCGACCAGCCCGCGCGGGAATTGCCGGAGCGCCTGGGCCCCGGCGCCATTCTGCAACTGGGCGCCAGCCGGCTGCCGCCGGTGCGCGTGCCCGCTTCCGACGAGGGCCGCACATCCGTGACGGCGGCGATGCGCGCGCCGCGCGCGGTGATCGAACGGGTTACGCCGGCCGTGGATGACGGCGCCTTTCCGGTCAAGCGCGTCGTCGACGAGCCCATCACGGTAGAGGCCGACGTCTTCATGGACGGCCACGAGCACATCGCGGTGGCGCTGCTATGGCGCGCGGCCGACGAGCGCGAGTGGCAGCGCGAGCCCATGGCCCTGGTCAACAACGACCGCTGGCGGGGCCGCTTCACCCCGCGCCGCAACGGCCGGCATTACTTCGCTATCCAGGCGTGGTCCGATACGTGGCACTCCTTCACGGAGGGCTACCGGAAGAAGCACGAAGCCGGCGTGGACGTGGCCCTGGAAACCGCCGAGGGCAAGCAGGCCATCGCGCAGGCCCTGGAACGCCTGCCGGAGGACGGCCCGGCGGCGCGGGTGCTCAAGCATGCCCTGCGCGTGCTGGGCCACGAACCCGAGGCGCCCAAGCCGCGCCGCGGCCGCCGCAAGGCGGACGCCGAGCCGCCGCCCGTATTCGCCGCGCCGACGCCCGAACAAGTCGCCGTACTGCTGGCCGACGACACCGCCGAAGCCATGCGGCAGGCCGATGCCCGGCCCTTCGAAACCACCACCCCGGTGGAATACGGCGTGACGGTGGACCGGCCGGCCGCGCGCTTCTCCAGCTGGTATGAGATCTTTCCGCGTTCGCAGACCGACGATCCCGCGCGCCATGGCACGTTCGACGATGTCATCCGCCAGCTGCCGCGCATACGGGGCATGGGCTTCGACACGCTGTACTTTCCGCCCATACACCCGATCGGGCGGCGCAACCGCAAGGGCCGCAACAACAGCCTGCGCGCCGAACCGGGCGACCCCGGCAGCCCCTATGCCATCGGCGCGGAGGAAGGCGGCCACGATGCCCTGCATCCCCAGCTGGGCACGCTGGCCGACTTCAAGCGCCTGATCGACGAAGCGCACCGCCACGAACTGGAAATCGCCCTGGACTTCGCCATCCAGTGCTCGCCGGACCATCCCTGGCTGAAGGAACATCCGGAATGGTTCGACTGGCGTCCGGATGGCTCGCTGAAGTACGCGGAAAACCCGCCCAAGAAATACGAAGACATCGTCAACGTCGATTTCTACGGCCCGCAGGCGGGCGCGTCCCGCCAGGCTTCGCTGTGGCGCGCGCTGCGCGACGTCGTGCTGTTCTGGGTGGCGCAGGGCATCCGCGTTTTCCGCGTGGACAACCCGCACACCAAGCCCCTGCCCTTCTGGCAATGGCTGATCGCCGACGTGCAGAGCCGCCATCCGGAAACCATCTTTCTTTCCGAGGCCTTCACGCGGCCCAAGATGATGTACCGGCTGGCCAAGGTGGGCTTCACCCAGTCGTACACCTACTTCACGTGGCGCGACACCAAGCAGGAGCTGACCGAATACCTGACCGAATTGAACGCGCCGCCGCCGGCGGATTTCTTCCGGCCGCATTTCTTCGTCAACACCCCGGACATCAATCCGCGCTTCCTGCAGGCCTCCGGGCGCGGCGGCTTTCTGATCCGCGCGGCGCTGGCGGCGACCTTGTCCGGACTGTGGGGCGTCTATAACGGCTTCGAGCTCTGCGAGGCCACGCCCGTGCCGGGCAAGGAAGAGTACCTGGACTCTGAAAAGTACCAGATCCGCATCTGGGACCACGACCGGCCCGGCAACATCGTGCGCGAGATCACCCAGCTCAATGCCATTCGCCGCGCCAATCCCGCGCTGCACAGCCACCTTGGACTGCGCTTCCATACCGCCTACAACGACCGCGTACTGTTCTTTTCCAAGGCCACGCCGGAGCGCGATAACGTGATGCTGGTGGCGATCAGCCTGGATCCCTTCGGCGCCCAGACGGCGACGGTGGACCTGCCGCTGTGGGAGTTCGGCCTGCCCGATCACGGCACGCTTTATGCCGAGGACCTGATCGACGGCGGCCGCCAGTCCTGGCAAGGCAGGCAACAGACCATTTATCTGCATCCGGGACAACCCTACCGGATCTGGCGGGTCGCGGGCATGGCTTGAGCGCCCGTGGAAACCATAGAGACACGCAAGCGACAAGCGAAGAACACCATGACCGACAGCACCGTCAACACCCCCGACCGCGACGATCCGCTCTGGTACAAGGACGCGGTCATCTACCAGCTGCACCTCAAATCGTTCTTCGATGCCAACAATGACGGTATCGGCGACTTCGCCGGGCTGATCGAAAAGCTGGACTACATCTCGCAGCTGGGGGTCAACACCATCTGGCTGCTGCCTTTCTATCCTTCCCCGCGGCGCGACGACGGCTACGACATCGCGGATTACCGCGGCGTTCATCCGGACTACGGATCGCTGAGCGACGTACGCAAGTTCATCCGCGCGGCGCACGCGCGAGGCTTG is from Bordetella bronchialis and encodes:
- a CDS encoding ligase-associated DNA damage response exonuclease, which codes for MDQSFTMDLVVARPEGLYCPPGDFHIDPWRPVDRAVITHAHSDHARSGHRHYLAAAPGAGVLRSRVGSVDLDAVPYGEPRVHNGVRISLHPAGHVLGSAQVRLEYEGQVWVASGDYKLQKDGTCDPFEPVRCDVFITESTFGIPVYRWDEVDSVRADINAWWAANAAEGRPSVLYCYAFGKAQRILHGLDGSIGPIVAHGAVETLNRVYRASGVALPPTVTVNDVADAAALRRALVLAPPSARGTPWTRRFGDHADAFASGWMRLRGARRRRGVDRGFVMSDHADWPGLGQAIAATGAQRVIVTHGSTAVLVRWLNEQGVRAESFTTEYGAEEDEGGADAPAPGEGEPR
- the glgA gene encoding glycogen synthase GlgA translates to MVSLKILAVTSEAFPLAKTGGLGDAVSGMARALHESGTAITLMLPAYRGTIEKLTQVREVCRLRRLPGGEARLLQGVCPALGGVPVLLLQNDKLYDRDALYVDAEGREYQDNAIRFAALSHAAARVAAGSTRIPRPDIVHAHDWHTALVPLLVRDKGINVRTVLTLHNMAFQGLYPMDMAAAIGVHPRHLDVDGIEYWGQLSFLKAGLRHADRITTVSHTYAREILTERFGCGLEGVLATRLHDLLAVPNGIDAEEWDPATDPHLGGYRYSAAQMDNKPRNKQRLQQHFGLAENPRAPVLVMGSRLTTQKMADVAVQAIPRALDDYPDLQVAVLGQGEKWIEAALRQLQRCYPGRCAARIGFDEATAHMLHAGGDILLHGSRFEPFGLTPLYAMRYGTIPIGSRVGGMADTITDPGVRAGREAMRNATGLLFDGDTMEAMVGAISRAMGLYRRPAIWQAMRHRAMTTDFSWQRAVAGYDCLYRSLLPDDARQQQAAAPAPVARPSLLDQVTAVARPLVVVGGRGGKEAASSVLSAGAV
- a CDS encoding alpha-1,4-glucan--maltose-1-phosphate maltosyltransferase; this encodes MRIYYVHPVLAGTLSNTAAGRWPAICARAKALGFDTLMVAPLWAPDPEGNPYVPADAERLNPSLGDLALDEALATLSSLCARHRLSLMVDVVLDRVAAGGAMAAAHPDWYTDPGGVDALRDPRKPLEERHALPLRRDGGRAPQGYVAGWVERLGLWVQNGVAGFRCLSPQGLDAAEWRDLMEGVRAVRPDCRFLAWTPGLNPAQVGELAGAGFDGVFSSLPWWDYRSPWLVEEYARLRAVAPVIAAAEAPYAKRVAAWRHDTQGRYLNAVRALWTAAVVGDAGILVPMGFEDGATEPLALQGGNGDSEEWYARESGGQGDSAGGAGKRRTADMPDTGIAHPSLHGDVARANQWLARTAGAVGPLLSLLGPLSPVTALFRGDGRPFALTGNSRTPARLVVLNPDDHRDVPVDWETLGSRLPDNYARLDICDADQPARELPERLGPGAILQLGASRLPPVRVPASDEGRTSVTAAMRAPRAVIERVTPAVDDGAFPVKRVVDEPITVEADVFMDGHEHIAVALLWRAADEREWQREPMALVNNDRWRGRFTPRRNGRHYFAIQAWSDTWHSFTEGYRKKHEAGVDVALETAEGKQAIAQALERLPEDGPAARVLKHALRVLGHEPEAPKPRRGRRKADAEPPPVFAAPTPEQVAVLLADDTAEAMRQADARPFETTTPVEYGVTVDRPAARFSSWYEIFPRSQTDDPARHGTFDDVIRQLPRIRGMGFDTLYFPPIHPIGRRNRKGRNNSLRAEPGDPGSPYAIGAEEGGHDALHPQLGTLADFKRLIDEAHRHELEIALDFAIQCSPDHPWLKEHPEWFDWRPDGSLKYAENPPKKYEDIVNVDFYGPQAGASRQASLWRALRDVVLFWVAQGIRVFRVDNPHTKPLPFWQWLIADVQSRHPETIFLSEAFTRPKMMYRLAKVGFTQSYTYFTWRDTKQELTEYLTELNAPPPADFFRPHFFVNTPDINPRFLQASGRGGFLIRAALAATLSGLWGVYNGFELCEATPVPGKEEYLDSEKYQIRIWDHDRPGNIVREITQLNAIRRANPALHSHLGLRFHTAYNDRVLFFSKATPERDNVMLVAISLDPFGAQTATVDLPLWEFGLPDHGTLYAEDLIDGGRQSWQGRQQTIYLHPGQPYRIWRVAGMA